GAAATTGTCCATTTGCAATCACAAATCCTTCACAATTATCGTGTTAGACTGACGTCGTATCTTCCTATGTTAATCGATCAACGCCCTTACGGGCGTTTTTTTAACTCTCCCTAGCTCAAGTTTGGTATGGCAAAGCTTGTCATTTGAAACGCTATGAGGGTATGTGAGTCATGGTCGGGCGGGATTGATACGTAGTGTGATATCGGGGATGACGTATGCAGGAATTCAGATTGATCTTGTGTTGACAATGCGGCTATCCATTGATGAAAATTGTTAGCATTCGGTAATGCTGACCGCGAGACCGCCCAACGATGTTTCTTTGTATTTTACCGACATTTCCAGTCCGGTTTGTTTCATCGCCGCGATACAATTATCCAGCGACATAAAATGCTGTCCATCGCCGCGAATTGCCAGTGATGCCGCAGTATAAGCCTTGATAGCGCCGAAGCCGTTGCGCTCGATGCATGGGACTTGTACCAAGCCGCCAACCGGATCGCAGGTCATGCCTAAATGATGTTCCAATGCGATTTCGGCGGCATTCTCAATTTGAGTGGTGGAGCCGCCTTGTATGGCGCATAAGCCTGCTGCAGCCATTGATGACGCCGAACCGACTTCACCTTGACAGCCGACTTCGGCGCCGGAAATCGAGCTGTTGTGCTTGATTAAACCACCGATTGCACCGGCAACCAGCAGAAAGTCACGGACTTGTTCCAGTGTTGCACCTTCGTGCTTAACCGCGTAATAGATGACTGCCGGTATCACCCCGGCAGCGCCGTTGGTTGGTGCGGTGACAACCAAGTGACCGGCGGCGTTTTCCTCGTTGACGGCCATTGCGTAAGCGCACAACCAATCATTGAGCGTAGCTTTCTGCGGATTATCTTGCAGTTGCTGGTATAAGGCATGCGCACGCCGCTTGATTTTCAAGCCGCCCGGAAGCTGGCCTTCCGCCGTCAAGCCTTTTTCCAGGCAAGTGCGCATGGCGTTCCAAATCGCATCAAGTCCGGCATTCAGCGCTTGTTCGCTGATACGCTCAAGCTCGTTGCTGCGTTTCATTGCCGCAATCGTCAAGCCGCTGTCGGCTGACATTTTCATCATCTGGTTAGCTGAATCAAATGGAAAGCCACAAGAGCGGGTTACTTCCATTTTGATCGGCGCGACAATTTGTCCGATTTCCGCGATCGTTGTGATAAAGCCGCCGCCAATCGAAAAATAAGTTTCGGTTAGAAGCGTTCGTCCAGTGTCATCCAGTAACTGGAAGATCATCCCATTGGGATGCTCCGGCAACGGTTCGCCTTTATCAAAAATTATGTCTTCGGGCGGTGAAAAATGGACGGTAACCGAATGATCAACTTGAAACGAAGTTTGCCGCCACAATTTTTCAAACAGTTCATTAACGTTTTCCGTAGCCAGCCCTCGCGGTGTATGTCCGTTCATCCCCAATGTTACGGCACGATCGGTGGCATGGCCTTTTCCGGTGAAAGCCAATGAACCGCGCAACGTGCAACGTACCTGTAAAAAAGACGGGACAGGATTGCTGGTGATGAATGCCGAAACCCGGTTACGAAAATCATTGGCTGCAACCATTGGTCCCATGGTATGTGAGCTGGACGGACCAATACCGATTTTGAAAAGATCAAGAACGCTAATGAACATTGTATTGCCTGTGAAAAAATGAATTCAAGTGAAAAGATCAGAATGTATGCGATGTCGAGTGTATTTTTTGAAAATTGAAGCGCAGCTAGTATGCAATATGTCTTAGGCCGACTCAACATTTATTTGGTTTGTCATATGGGCTCCTGGATTGTTTATTCTAATTTGCAAAATTGGGTAGTTATGGGTTTTTTCAGTCATGCGCTTCATTTTTGTGTACGCAATCGCTGAATTTGCATGAGATAAGGATAGTAATGAACTTCGAGCGAATGGCGGGGGCGGGCCAGGAATTGTTGTGCCCAGTATTTTCCTTCTGTAACCGCAAGTTTTTGCCAATTGTCAGGCAGACAGACTCTGCCGGTCAGAAATTGCGATACGAGGCGTGATTGCGCTTCCGCCAATGTCCAGATACAGCCTTGCGGTTGTATTAAACCGATAAAAAACAGACTGGGATGATCCGGGTGAAAAATACGCAAATAGAGCGGGATGTGGGCGGTGTTTTCCCAATTTAAGAAATCGCGATCAAAAAAGGGAAAACTGGTGATATAACCGGTAGCGGCTATGACGGCATCGTATTCTGCAATCGATCCATCGGTAAAGCGGATTGTTTTTCCGGTAACACTTTCAATCCCGGGGCGCGGATGGATCTTGCCATGCCGTATTCTGTCGAATATTTCCGAATTCACGGTTGGATGCGCTTGGGTCGGTGAAAAATCAGGTTCGGGTAGCCCATAATCACGGTATCGTCCAATTTGAATGCGCAAAGTGAGCCTTTGCAACCAGCTTTGCATGTGCCGCGGGAGCCAGCGCATAGCGGCAGCAAAAGTGTCGGTGGGTTTTCCCATGATAAGTTTAGGTATAACATACTGCGGTGAACGCAGGCTCATATCAACAGAAGCTGCATTCCGGCTTGCTTCGATCGCGCAATCACAACCGGAGTTTCCGGCTCCGACAACGAGTACACGCTGATTTTCGAATCCATGATTGCTCTTGAAATCATGCGAATGCAGGTATTTTCCTGAGAAATTTTTTTTCCAGTCAGGGTGGCGAGGATTCGATAGATGCCCATTTGCAACCAAGAGAAAATCGAACTCGGGTTGTGTGCCATCGCTTAAGGTCAAACGCCATCGTTCGTTTTGGATTTTGTGCACTTGCAAAACAGCAATTTGGAAGCGGATATACTGCTCCAATTGAAAATGTTGTGCGTAAGCCTGAAAGTAGGCGAGTATTTGTTGGTGGCTGGGGTAATCGGGGTAATCCGGCGGCATTGGGAAATCGCTAAACTGCGACATCGGCTTACTGGAAATCGTATGGGTAGTAATGGAGATACTGCTATGACTGGGTGTTGCTGTGTATACCCAATTCCCGCCGATCTGATCGGTTTTTTCATAACAAATAACATCTTCTATTCCCGCTTCTATGAGATGTTTGATGGCGGTGAGTCCGGAGCAACCGGCGCCAATGATTGCAATGCGCATTTTGTTTGGGATACAGGGGTATCGGGTTATCACGAAAGCGCTATTTTATCCTACCATGGCCGCTATCAATCAACTGCGGCCTTAACCCATTTATTACCGGTTAGGTTAGGTGACTAATAATATTGTGTATGTGCGGAACGGAACTCATCTTAGCTAAAGGCATAGTCATCCCGTTGACTGAAATCGGAATACAGGCAGTGCGTTCACAAGGTTCCGGCGGACAGAATGTCAACAAAGTATCGACCGCAATTCATTTGCGTTTCGATATCAAAGCTTCTTCATTGCCAGAGCAGTATAAAGAAAGGTTATTGGGTTTAAAGGATCGTAGAATTTCCAGTGATGGTATTGTAATTATCAAGGCACAACGTTTTCGCAGTCAGATCAAAAATAAAGCCGATGCGCTGGCGCGGCTGCAAATGCTGATCAATTGTGTTATCACGGAAATCAAGCCGCGAAAACCCACTCGGCCCACTT
This is a stretch of genomic DNA from Nitrosomonas sp. sh817. It encodes these proteins:
- a CDS encoding NAD(P)/FAD-dependent oxidoreductase is translated as MRIAIIGAGCSGLTAIKHLIEAGIEDVICYEKTDQIGGNWVYTATPSHSSISITTHTISSKPMSQFSDFPMPPDYPDYPSHQQILAYFQAYAQHFQLEQYIRFQIAVLQVHKIQNERWRLTLSDGTQPEFDFLLVANGHLSNPRHPDWKKNFSGKYLHSHDFKSNHGFENQRVLVVGAGNSGCDCAIEASRNAASVDMSLRSPQYVIPKLIMGKPTDTFAAAMRWLPRHMQSWLQRLTLRIQIGRYRDYGLPEPDFSPTQAHPTVNSEIFDRIRHGKIHPRPGIESVTGKTIRFTDGSIAEYDAVIAATGYITSFPFFDRDFLNWENTAHIPLYLRIFHPDHPSLFFIGLIQPQGCIWTLAEAQSRLVSQFLTGRVCLPDNWQKLAVTEGKYWAQQFLARPRHSLEVHYYPYLMQIQRLRTQK
- the arfB gene encoding alternative ribosome rescue aminoacyl-tRNA hydrolase ArfB translates to MCGTELILAKGIVIPLTEIGIQAVRSQGSGGQNVNKVSTAIHLRFDIKASSLPEQYKERLLGLKDRRISSDGIVIIKAQRFRSQIKNKADALARLQMLINCVITEIKPRKPTRPTSASKVKRLEEKVLHGRKKSLRAKISDE
- a CDS encoding L-serine ammonia-lyase; translated protein: MFISVLDLFKIGIGPSSSHTMGPMVAANDFRNRVSAFITSNPVPSFLQVRCTLRGSLAFTGKGHATDRAVTLGMNGHTPRGLATENVNELFEKLWRQTSFQVDHSVTVHFSPPEDIIFDKGEPLPEHPNGMIFQLLDDTGRTLLTETYFSIGGGFITTIAEIGQIVAPIKMEVTRSCGFPFDSANQMMKMSADSGLTIAAMKRSNELERISEQALNAGLDAIWNAMRTCLEKGLTAEGQLPGGLKIKRRAHALYQQLQDNPQKATLNDWLCAYAMAVNEENAAGHLVVTAPTNGAAGVIPAVIYYAVKHEGATLEQVRDFLLVAGAIGGLIKHNSSISGAEVGCQGEVGSASSMAAAGLCAIQGGSTTQIENAAEIALEHHLGMTCDPVGGLVQVPCIERNGFGAIKAYTAASLAIRGDGQHFMSLDNCIAAMKQTGLEMSVKYKETSLGGLAVSITEC